A single Crateriforma conspicua DNA region contains:
- a CDS encoding family 78 glycoside hydrolase catalytic domain, which yields MTTLRYTTLIMVTWMTIAGAGAQEVDIASLSKPTADASGPEVFADMADRGYIPLFNGQDLTGWRNPYPHGEAKVVDCEIHLLADKKFFLVTEKKYSDFRLSVEIHLPEGPANSGVMFRCHVDDEAAKKVYGYQAECDGSDRRWSGGLYDESRRGWVWPSTAGRSTDQFLQHADESKQFFATPRIRDALNRNGWNRYVITCVKDLIRIEVNGVETARFRDATDASGYIGIQHHGEKGQTYRFRNLFIKPLPVIPGQDHVKLTEQEPVTIRRVDDKTTQIDFGKVAFGNIVMPVPASGRGTANVHFGEKLKDGSIDRDPPGTVRYGMTQIRLGQQRGNWIVPTPVDDRNIEQAGLMYANPPAVLTPPQWRSVMPFRWVEIEGLDADFPYELIRRRAAYSATWNDDASSFQCSSDILNRIWDLCKYSIKATTFAGVYVDGDRERIPYEGDAYLNQLSHYTTDDDVTMAARTFDWLMENGTWPTEWAPHMVFMAHAHWMHSGDTQWLKHRYEELKTKTLIHRCGDDGLVRSDEMDQNRHDIVDWPKNERDGFVFTDVNTVVNAFHIQALKQMSEMAKAVGKEDEAQAFQARAQMATASLNDQALNQAIGIYRDGIGTDHSSLHANFFPLAFGIVPEENRQSVTSWLQQRGMQCSVYAAQYLMNALFANGGDQHAIELMTADGDRSWKHMIDSGTTISWEAWDMKYKPNQDWNHAWGAAPANLLPRYVLGVQPNVPGWSNAMIRPCTGGLSYARGKVPTPLGPVQVDWTNDDVFRMTLALPSEMTANLDLPGRKDTTSVFIDGSKVDATRSGERWIVDQVVRGTTTIEVR from the coding sequence ATGACGACGTTACGATACACGACACTGATAATGGTCACGTGGATGACGATTGCTGGTGCGGGCGCGCAAGAAGTCGACATTGCATCCCTATCAAAACCGACGGCAGACGCCTCCGGGCCCGAAGTGTTTGCCGATATGGCTGATCGTGGCTACATCCCGCTGTTCAACGGACAAGACCTGACCGGCTGGAGAAACCCCTATCCGCACGGTGAAGCCAAGGTCGTGGACTGTGAAATCCACTTGCTGGCGGATAAGAAGTTCTTCCTGGTGACCGAAAAGAAGTATTCTGACTTTCGGCTCAGTGTTGAAATTCACTTGCCCGAAGGCCCCGCCAATTCAGGCGTTATGTTTCGCTGCCATGTGGACGATGAAGCCGCAAAGAAAGTGTACGGCTATCAGGCCGAATGCGACGGTTCCGATCGACGCTGGTCAGGCGGACTTTACGATGAATCTCGACGCGGCTGGGTCTGGCCAAGCACGGCCGGACGTTCCACCGATCAGTTCCTGCAACATGCCGATGAATCAAAACAGTTTTTTGCGACGCCACGCATCCGCGATGCACTGAATCGCAATGGATGGAATCGATATGTCATCACGTGTGTGAAGGATCTGATCCGGATCGAGGTCAATGGAGTGGAAACCGCACGATTTCGCGACGCGACGGACGCCAGCGGATACATCGGGATCCAGCACCATGGTGAAAAGGGACAAACCTATCGGTTTCGCAACCTGTTTATCAAACCATTGCCTGTGATTCCCGGTCAGGATCATGTCAAGCTGACCGAGCAAGAACCCGTCACGATTCGACGTGTCGACGACAAAACCACCCAAATCGATTTCGGAAAAGTGGCCTTTGGAAACATTGTGATGCCGGTTCCAGCGTCCGGTCGTGGCACCGCCAACGTGCACTTTGGCGAAAAACTGAAGGACGGTTCAATTGATCGAGATCCGCCGGGGACCGTTCGTTACGGAATGACACAGATTCGTCTCGGACAGCAACGTGGAAACTGGATCGTGCCGACCCCGGTGGATGATCGCAATATTGAACAGGCGGGTTTGATGTACGCGAATCCACCCGCCGTCCTGACGCCGCCACAATGGCGATCGGTGATGCCGTTCCGCTGGGTGGAAATCGAAGGTCTGGACGCAGATTTCCCCTATGAACTGATCCGCCGTCGCGCCGCGTATTCGGCGACTTGGAACGATGACGCAAGCTCATTTCAGTGTTCCAGCGACATCCTGAATCGCATCTGGGATCTGTGCAAATACAGCATCAAGGCCACGACTTTCGCCGGCGTCTATGTGGACGGAGATCGCGAACGGATCCCTTACGAAGGTGACGCCTACCTAAATCAGTTGAGCCACTACACCACGGACGACGACGTCACCATGGCGGCTCGCACCTTCGACTGGTTGATGGAAAACGGAACTTGGCCGACCGAATGGGCGCCCCACATGGTCTTCATGGCCCACGCCCACTGGATGCACTCGGGAGACACCCAGTGGCTGAAGCATCGCTACGAAGAACTGAAAACCAAAACCCTGATTCACCGCTGTGGTGATGACGGATTGGTTCGCAGCGACGAAATGGATCAAAATCGGCACGACATCGTGGATTGGCCTAAGAACGAACGTGACGGCTTTGTGTTCACCGACGTCAACACGGTGGTCAATGCGTTTCACATCCAAGCGCTGAAACAGATGAGCGAGATGGCGAAAGCCGTTGGCAAGGAAGATGAAGCACAAGCCTTTCAGGCGAGAGCACAGATGGCCACGGCATCGCTGAATGATCAAGCCTTGAATCAGGCGATCGGTATCTATCGCGATGGTATCGGCACGGATCATAGCAGTCTGCATGCGAACTTCTTTCCGCTGGCCTTCGGAATCGTTCCCGAGGAGAACCGTCAGAGCGTCACTTCATGGCTGCAGCAACGAGGAATGCAATGCAGTGTCTATGCCGCGCAATATTTGATGAACGCCTTGTTCGCGAATGGTGGCGATCAGCACGCGATCGAGCTGATGACCGCCGACGGCGACCGAAGCTGGAAACACATGATCGACAGCGGCACGACGATCAGTTGGGAAGCCTGGGACATGAAGTACAAACCCAATCAGGATTGGAACCATGCTTGGGGCGCGGCTCCCGCGAACCTGCTGCCGCGTTACGTCTTGGGCGTTCAGCCGAACGTCCCCGGTTGGTCAAACGCCATGATCCGCCCCTGCACCGGCGGACTGTCTTACGCCCGCGGCAAAGTTCCCACACCGCTTGGCCCCGTCCAAGTCGACTGGACGAACGATGACGTTTTTCGCATGACGCTGGCGCTGCCATCTGAAATGACGGCGAACTTGGACTTGCCCGGCCGCAAAGACACCACGAGCGTTTTCATCGACGGATCCAAGGTCGACGCGACACGCAGCGGAGAACGATGGATCGTCGATCAAGTCGTTCGGGGGACGACCACCATCGAAGTGCGATAG